One Candidatus Omnitrophota bacterium genomic region harbors:
- the phoU gene encoding phosphate signaling complex protein PhoU: protein MERHFDQELKELNKDILKMSALAEEAIYKSIEALKNRDREMAKSIIENDSNIDKLELAVDGKCIDLIARHQPMAKDLRFITTGMKINAELERIADIAVDIAQRTLEIVDKPFLKPLIDIPKLAAVAQNMVKMSIDAFVKGDIALAKKVMLSDSEADQLRNLIQKELIEDYMVKDGTTAPRAVQLLLIARFLERICDHTTNIAEDVIYMVQAEVVRHHPEKLKNGK from the coding sequence ATGGAACGACATTTTGATCAGGAACTGAAAGAGCTGAACAAAGATATTTTAAAAATGAGCGCTCTTGCAGAAGAGGCTATCTATAAATCCATTGAAGCGTTAAAAAATCGGGATAGAGAGATGGCTAAGAGTATCATAGAAAATGATTCCAATATCGACAAATTAGAATTAGCTGTAGATGGAAAGTGCATTGATTTGATAGCACGCCATCAACCTATGGCTAAAGATCTTCGTTTTATCACAACGGGCATGAAGATAAATGCAGAGCTAGAAAGAATAGCGGATATTGCGGTAGATATAGCTCAGCGAACGCTTGAGATAGTAGATAAGCCTTTTTTGAAGCCGTTAATTGACATACCTAAGCTTGCGGCTGTTGCGCAAAATATGGTGAAGATGTCCATAGATGCATTTGTGAAGGGGGATATCGCTTTAGCGAAAAAAGTAATGTTATCTGATTCCGAAGCCGATCAGCTTCGCAATTTAATACAAAAAGAACTGATCGAAGATTATATGGTCAAAGATGGCACTACCGCACCGAGGGCGGTTCAGTTATTATTGATAGCTCGTTTCTTGGAGCGCATATGCGATCACACTACAAATATCGCAGAAGACGTGATCTACATGGTTCAAGCAGAAGTTGTAAGGCATCATCCCGAGAAATTAAAGAATGGAAAATAA